From the Leptolyngbya sp. O-77 genome, one window contains:
- a CDS encoding AAA family ATPase, translating to MSAEPLTESLPEPPTGASAGFADNWSYLKTELGWLERMLMVAVARQKKEAKEIDRVAQSRADRVTSHWWQGVISLDGKICYDEYRQPPATTAVTTPRPGYQQQLEGRIRATEARGISLGLPMLCDRLQLSLFEKQVILLAIAPEVNRRYARLYRFLQGEESAISDLPTVNLALQLLCRNDQEWRAGRSRLLDDAPLLKLGLLERHPRNTDTLLNQSLRLAAPLVNFLLDEQPQPEALDCLLKPTAIKSFLTLSRPQAQWDALVLPEPLIERLRSLCDLASAAAVSPTASSPLAVLAGPSGVGKTLAARAIAHTLGQPLATVDLAQVNPSDFPLLLQDIEATRPPLLLVKSAQLWLRRSAAIAPADMSRLLSLRQEDGTLTLFSLPHAEAIALPWQRQLRLILSFAMPDATQRLQLWQQTDLFPQNSPIDWDTLAKQLVVSGREIRAIAQTARQLQLANDAPLVQHLQRAINLRGHSLSIPLRPRSRGRKVRQKS from the coding sequence ATGTCCGCAGAACCCCTTACTGAGTCATTACCAGAGCCGCCCACGGGAGCATCCGCCGGATTTGCCGACAACTGGAGCTACCTGAAGACCGAACTAGGCTGGCTAGAACGGATGTTGATGGTGGCGGTGGCGCGACAAAAAAAGGAAGCCAAAGAAATCGACCGGGTGGCGCAGTCGCGGGCAGACCGAGTGACGAGCCACTGGTGGCAGGGCGTGATTTCGCTGGACGGCAAGATTTGCTACGACGAATATCGCCAGCCGCCTGCGACAACCGCGGTGACCACACCCCGACCGGGCTATCAGCAGCAGCTTGAGGGACGCATCCGGGCGACAGAGGCCCGCGGCATTTCACTGGGGCTACCGATGTTGTGCGATCGCCTCCAGCTTTCGCTGTTTGAAAAGCAGGTGATTTTGCTGGCGATCGCCCCAGAGGTGAACCGTCGCTATGCCCGTTTGTATCGCTTTTTGCAGGGGGAAGAGTCTGCCATATCTGACCTGCCGACGGTGAACCTGGCGCTGCAACTGCTGTGCCGCAATGACCAGGAATGGCGGGCTGGGCGATCGCGCCTGCTGGATGACGCGCCGCTGCTAAAGCTGGGGCTGCTAGAGCGACACCCCCGCAACACGGATACGCTGCTCAACCAATCGCTGCGACTGGCGGCTCCCTTGGTCAACTTTTTGCTAGACGAACAGCCCCAGCCAGAAGCGCTCGATTGCCTGTTGAAACCTACTGCCATCAAGTCGTTTTTGACCCTCAGCCGGCCGCAGGCGCAGTGGGATGCGCTGGTGCTGCCAGAACCGCTGATCGAGCGGCTGCGATCGCTCTGTGACCTGGCCAGCGCCGCTGCCGTCTCTCCGACGGCTAGTAGCCCCCTCGCCGTGCTGGCTGGGCCATCGGGAGTGGGCAAAACCCTGGCCGCTAGGGCGATCGCCCACACGCTGGGGCAACCCCTGGCAACGGTCGATCTGGCGCAGGTCAATCCGTCCGATTTTCCCCTGCTCTTGCAAGACATCGAGGCGACCCGCCCACCGCTACTGCTGGTGAAATCGGCCCAGCTTTGGCTAAGACGATCAGCGGCGATCGCCCCAGCGGATATGTCCCGCCTGCTCTCCCTCCGACAAGAAGACGGAACGCTGACCCTGTTTAGCCTGCCCCATGCCGAGGCGATCGCCCTACCCTGGCAGCGCCAGCTTCGCCTGATTCTCTCGTTTGCGATGCCCGACGCGACCCAGCGCTTGCAGCTTTGGCAGCAAACAGACCTGTTTCCCCAAAACAGCCCCATCGACTGGGACACCCTGGCAAAGCAGCTTGTCGTCTCTGGTCGCGAGATTAGGGCGATCGCCCAGACCGCCCGCCAGCTTCAGCTTGCCAACGATGCCCCGCTGGTTCAGCACTTGCAGCGGGCGATCAACCTGCGGGGACATTCCCTCTCCATTCCGCTGCGACCGCGCAGCCGGGGGCGCAAAGTCCGTCAGAAGTCATAA
- a CDS encoding serine/threonine-protein kinase — protein MTDSPARIPMYCLNPRCPKPANPQSHRFCQTCGARLLLGDRYRAYQPLGNGESSRTFLGLDTHKITDSRCIIKRFQNQTGEERFRQETARLDELSSHPQIPDLYAYFEREDAQFLVQEFIEGRSLLQEMTQDGSFDESQIRALLAEILPLLQFLHDHQIIHRDIKPTNLIRKGQPPSGGQQAALDVASWALTDVPELTGWLQPSKIQNPKSKIQNPKSLVLVDFGAAKRLTQSALARPGTLMGSAEYAAPEQLMGQVTYASDLYSLGATCIQLLTGLSPFELFDGVRGLWHWRSVAGSISDTLAQVLDKMLATSLGDRFSSAAAVMDVLGIRNQESAVGSPGTRVSLKPEPESHWRCVRTLEVGAGVNAIAPLPGRDLLFSGGNDGRLVVWDCDRGEALWIFEEPGVVVTTVAVSPLGDTLASGGFDRTIKLWDWQAGTRTRTLAGHTDVVTAIAFAPDGTLYSASRDKTIRQWLPHTGEAIATFTSHKAAVEAIALHPQQPILVSGGAEGAVKIWHTGTRELLRTLSGHGAQVSAIALPPESATAQSSTVLSGSWDMSLKLRNLHAGGLRYNLTGHLLPITALSCNPSARLLSTASHDTTVKIWNLETGALQATLTGHTAAVESVAFLSEKRLASAGRDGTIRLWQIS, from the coding sequence TTGACGGACTCCCCTGCACGGATTCCCATGTATTGCCTCAACCCCCGCTGCCCCAAACCCGCCAATCCCCAGAGCCATCGCTTTTGTCAGACTTGCGGGGCGCGACTGCTGCTGGGCGATCGCTACCGGGCCTATCAACCCCTGGGCAATGGCGAATCGAGCCGCACCTTTTTGGGGCTAGACACGCACAAAATTACCGACAGCCGCTGCATCATCAAGCGCTTTCAAAACCAAACAGGCGAAGAACGCTTTCGCCAAGAAACGGCTCGGCTCGACGAACTCAGCAGCCACCCGCAAATTCCCGACCTCTACGCCTATTTTGAGCGCGAAGATGCCCAATTTCTGGTGCAGGAATTCATCGAAGGGCGCAGCCTACTTCAGGAAATGACCCAGGACGGCAGCTTCGACGAATCCCAAATTCGCGCCCTGCTGGCTGAGATCTTGCCCCTCCTGCAATTTCTCCACGACCACCAGATTATCCATCGAGACATCAAGCCCACAAACCTGATTCGCAAAGGGCAGCCCCCCAGCGGCGGGCAGCAGGCAGCACTCGATGTCGCCAGTTGGGCACTAACGGACGTACCAGAGCTAACCGGCTGGCTGCAACCCTCCAAAATCCAAAATCCAAAATCCAAAATCCAAAATCCAAAATCTCTCGTCTTGGTCGATTTTGGCGCAGCCAAACGCCTCACCCAATCCGCCCTGGCCCGTCCGGGAACCCTCATGGGCAGCGCCGAGTATGCTGCGCCAGAGCAGCTCATGGGCCAGGTCACCTATGCCAGCGATCTATATAGCCTGGGTGCAACCTGCATTCAGCTTTTGACAGGGCTGAGTCCGTTTGAGCTATTTGACGGCGTGCGGGGGCTGTGGCACTGGCGGTCGGTGGCGGGCAGCATCAGCGACACCCTGGCACAGGTTTTGGACAAAATGCTGGCCACGAGCCTGGGCGATCGCTTTTCTTCGGCCGCTGCGGTGATGGACGTGCTTGGCATTCGGAATCAGGAATCGGCAGTCGGCAGTCCGGGAACCAGGGTCAGCCTAAAACCCGAACCCGAAAGCCACTGGCGCTGTGTGAGGACGCTGGAGGTGGGGGCGGGGGTAAATGCGATCGCCCCCCTCCCTGGTCGAGATCTGCTGTTTAGCGGCGGCAATGACGGGCGGCTGGTGGTGTGGGACTGCGATCGCGGCGAGGCGCTGTGGATATTTGAGGAGCCAGGGGTGGTCGTGACGACGGTGGCGGTGAGTCCCCTGGGCGACACGCTGGCCAGTGGCGGCTTTGACCGCACCATCAAGCTCTGGGACTGGCAGGCCGGCACGCGGACGCGGACGCTGGCGGGCCATACAGACGTGGTGACGGCGATCGCCTTTGCCCCCGACGGTACCCTCTACAGCGCCAGCCGCGACAAAACGATTCGCCAATGGCTGCCCCACACCGGCGAGGCGATCGCCACCTTTACCAGCCACAAAGCGGCAGTAGAGGCGATCGCCCTCCACCCGCAGCAGCCAATCCTGGTCAGCGGTGGCGCAGAGGGCGCGGTAAAAATTTGGCATACTGGCACGCGAGAACTGTTGCGAACCCTATCGGGGCACGGGGCCCAAGTGAGTGCGATCGCCCTACCCCCAGAGTCGGCTACGGCGCAAAGCAGCACCGTCCTTAGCGGCAGTTGGGACATGTCGCTTAAGTTGCGAAACCTACACGCGGGCGGGCTGCGCTACAACCTGACCGGCCATCTATTGCCGATTACGGCCCTCTCTTGCAACCCATCCGCCCGCCTGCTGTCTACCGCCAGCCACGACACTACGGTTAAAATCTGGAATCTAGAAACGGGGGCGCTGCAAGCGACTCTCACGGGACACACGGCTGCGGTGGAGAGCGTCGCATTTTTGTCCGAGAAGCGTCTCGCCAGCGCTGGACGAGACGGCACAATCAGGCTCTGGCAGATATCCTAA
- a CDS encoding cache domain-containing protein produces MASVAQIIGVVGLVGYLSFRNGQKAVNDLANQLRQELTARIERELQGYFAVPHEINRLNASAFSLGDLDIENASRGESQFYQQMKIAPTVAFVYCGSAQAGEFFGVLRSPQDGSLQLSYGNASNQFLREYYSLDVRGERTYRLRQLDRPFDSRQRPWYKAAVRAERPTWTDIYIAFTTGLPNVTASQPVYDKAGRKLIGVCATDVVLPEEFRMFLRNLQIGKTGQAFIMDRSGNLISNSIDEPLMLGEGQDAKLLPATASQDRLVRETAAYLTQRFGGFDASAIAQPQRLDFSLNGQRQFLEVVPFRDGYGLDWLIVVVVPESDFMAQIDANTRNTALLCLGALGASILGSILTARWITGPILRVTQATAGIAEGNWGQPVEPIGSITEIQTLANTFTRMSHQLKDSFEALRQSETTNRAIVTAIPDLLMRVSGDGTYIDIVGGDRLLQVYGNEQFVPGSNVTDSLPRAIAETRLKYIQQALTTGRLQVYEQQIEVNGKRQDEEVRIAVLGQDEVLIMVRDITVRKRVEESLRIAEEKYRSIYENAVEGIFQSTTDGRYINVNPAMARLYGYDSPKDMVNSVKDISTQIYVHPERRQAFKTALEITDRIEAFTYQSYQKDGTMIWVEESTRAV; encoded by the coding sequence TTGGCTTCGGTTGCCCAAATTATTGGAGTCGTGGGGCTAGTAGGCTACCTTTCGTTTCGCAATGGGCAAAAGGCGGTGAATGATTTGGCAAACCAACTCCGGCAAGAACTGACCGCCCGCATCGAGCGAGAGCTACAGGGCTATTTTGCCGTGCCCCACGAAATCAATCGGCTGAATGCCAGCGCTTTTTCCCTGGGCGATCTGGATATTGAAAATGCGTCGCGGGGCGAGAGCCAGTTTTACCAGCAGATGAAAATTGCGCCAACGGTAGCGTTTGTCTATTGCGGTAGCGCCCAGGCGGGGGAGTTTTTTGGCGTGCTGCGATCGCCCCAGGATGGCTCCCTACAATTGTCCTATGGCAATGCCTCCAACCAGTTTTTGCGGGAATATTACAGCCTGGACGTGCGAGGCGAGCGCACCTACCGCCTGCGCCAGCTCGACCGGCCCTTCGACTCGCGTCAGCGCCCGTGGTATAAAGCCGCAGTGCGAGCAGAGCGGCCCACCTGGACAGATATCTACATTGCATTTACGACCGGATTGCCCAACGTCACCGCCAGCCAGCCTGTATATGACAAAGCGGGGCGCAAGCTGATCGGCGTTTGCGCGACGGATGTGGTGCTGCCAGAAGAGTTTCGCATGTTTTTGCGGAATCTCCAGATCGGCAAAACGGGGCAGGCCTTCATCATGGATCGCAGCGGCAACCTGATTTCCAACTCCATCGACGAGCCGCTGATGCTGGGCGAAGGGCAGGATGCCAAGCTGTTGCCCGCCACTGCAAGTCAGGATCGGCTGGTGCGCGAAACAGCAGCTTACCTGACGCAGCGGTTTGGCGGGTTTGATGCCAGCGCGATCGCCCAGCCCCAGCGGCTAGATTTTTCGCTCAATGGGCAACGCCAGTTTCTTGAAGTGGTGCCGTTTCGCGACGGCTACGGGCTAGACTGGCTGATTGTCGTTGTCGTGCCAGAGTCAGACTTTATGGCGCAGATCGATGCCAACACGCGCAACACGGCGCTGCTCTGTTTGGGGGCGCTGGGGGCATCGATCCTGGGCAGCATCCTTACGGCTCGCTGGATCACCGGTCCGATCCTGCGCGTCACCCAGGCCACAGCGGGTATTGCCGAGGGCAACTGGGGACAGCCCGTTGAACCCATCGGCTCGATTACCGAAATTCAAACCCTGGCTAACACGTTTACCCGCATGAGCCACCAGCTCAAGGATTCCTTCGAGGCGCTGCGCCAAAGCGAAACCACCAACCGCGCCATCGTCACAGCGATTCCCGACTTGCTAATGCGGGTCAGCGGGGATGGAACCTACATCGACATTGTGGGGGGCGATCGCCTGCTGCAAGTCTACGGCAATGAGCAGTTTGTGCCTGGTTCCAACGTGACGGATTCGCTGCCGAGGGCGATCGCCGAAACTCGCCTCAAGTATATTCAGCAGGCCCTTACGACCGGGCGGCTTCAGGTCTACGAACAGCAAATCGAGGTCAATGGCAAGCGGCAGGATGAAGAAGTCCGCATTGCCGTCTTGGGACAAGATGAAGTGCTGATTATGGTGCGCGATATCACTGTCCGCAAACGGGTGGAAGAATCGCTTCGCATTGCTGAAGAAAAATATCGCAGCATTTATGAAAACGCCGTCGAAGGTATTTTTCAGTCCACGACCGATGGGCGATATATTAACGTCAACCCAGCCATGGCCCGCCTCTATGGGTACGATTCGCCCAAAGATATGGTGAATTCAGTAAAAGACATTTCGACCCAAATCTATGTCCATCCAGAGCGTCGCCAGGCCTTCAAAACAGCGCTAGAAATCACCGACCGGATTGAAGCGTTTACTTACCAGAGCTATCAAAAAGATGGGACGATGATCTGGGTGGAGGAAAGTACTAGAGCCGTATGA